The proteins below are encoded in one region of Corynebacterium sphenisci DSM 44792:
- the gap gene encoding type I glyceraldehyde-3-phosphate dehydrogenase: MTVRVGINGFGRIGRNFFRAVRETGADLEIVAVNDLTDNKTLAHLLKYDSLLGRLDAEVTYDDESITVGDHRITVWAERDPKNLPWGEQDVDIVVESTGFFTDANAARAHIDGGAKKVIISAPAKNEDATFVVGVNHTDYDPAQHDIISNASCTTNCLAPMAKVLDEAFGIERGLMTTIHAYTGDQRLHDAPHKDLRRARAAAINIVPTSTGAAKAVALVLPQLKGLLDGYALRVPTPTGSVTDLTFTAKKDVTVESVNAALRAAAEGELKGVLAYTEDPIVSTDIVTDPHSSIFDAGLTKVIGDQVKVVSWYDNEWGYSNRLVDLTAYVGERL; this comes from the coding sequence GTGACGGTTCGTGTAGGCATCAACGGCTTCGGCCGGATCGGCCGCAACTTCTTCCGGGCGGTCCGGGAAACCGGCGCCGACCTGGAGATCGTGGCGGTCAACGACCTCACCGACAACAAGACGCTGGCCCATCTGCTGAAGTACGACTCGCTGCTGGGCCGCCTCGACGCCGAGGTCACCTACGACGACGAGTCCATCACCGTCGGCGATCACCGGATCACCGTCTGGGCCGAGCGGGATCCGAAGAACCTGCCCTGGGGGGAGCAGGACGTCGACATCGTGGTGGAGTCCACCGGCTTCTTCACCGACGCCAACGCCGCCCGCGCGCATATCGACGGCGGCGCCAAGAAGGTGATCATCTCCGCCCCGGCGAAGAACGAGGACGCCACCTTCGTCGTCGGCGTGAACCACACCGACTACGACCCGGCGCAGCACGACATCATCTCCAACGCCTCGTGCACCACCAACTGCCTCGCCCCGATGGCGAAGGTCCTCGACGAGGCCTTCGGCATCGAGCGCGGCCTGATGACCACCATCCACGCCTACACCGGCGACCAGCGCCTGCACGACGCCCCGCACAAGGACCTGCGCCGCGCCCGGGCCGCCGCGATCAACATCGTGCCGACCTCCACCGGCGCCGCCAAGGCCGTGGCCCTGGTGCTGCCGCAGCTCAAGGGCCTGCTCGACGGCTACGCGCTGCGGGTGCCCACCCCCACCGGCTCCGTGACCGACCTGACCTTCACCGCGAAGAAGGACGTCACCGTGGAGTCCGTCAACGCCGCCCTGCGCGCCGCCGCCGAGGGTGAGCTCAAGGGCGTGCTGGCCTACACCGAGGACCCGATCGTCTCCACCGACATCGTCACCGACCCGCACTCCTCGATCTTCGACGCCGGCCTGACCAAGGTCATCGGCGACCAGGTCAAGGTGGTCTCCTGGTACGACAACGAGTGGGGCTACTCCAACCGCCTCGTCGACCTGACCGCCTACGTGGGCGAGCGCCTCTAG
- a CDS encoding glucose-6-phosphate dehydrogenase assembly protein OpcA — translation MIITLSDTDTRDVARELVSRRDDGGVVATGRVLTLIVLAARGDDLETIIATANDVSREHPARVLVLVAGDPRAADRLDAELRLGGDAGAAEIVVMHLAGEVGEHPEAIVTPLLLPDTPVVAWWPSTPPQVPAASPIGALAQRRITDSLADPDDAAIFARRSGYTPGDSDLAWSRLTPWRGMLASALDLPPHEPVTAVELAGPAGDPSVDLAAGWLADRLGVPVTRAGTGEEPVPADAAGEPKAPVTRVRLERPGAPVTLRVLDATTAEVAIGDRPPFKVALFRRPTVDCLSEELRHLDPDAAYARALRGLGRIRRAEGEPR, via the coding sequence ATGATCATCACCCTCTCCGACACCGACACCCGCGACGTGGCCCGGGAGCTGGTCTCCCGCCGCGATGACGGGGGCGTGGTCGCCACCGGCCGGGTGCTCACCCTGATCGTGCTCGCCGCCCGCGGCGACGACCTGGAGACCATCATCGCCACCGCCAACGACGTCTCCCGGGAGCACCCCGCCCGGGTGCTGGTGCTCGTCGCCGGGGATCCGCGCGCCGCCGACCGCCTGGACGCGGAGCTGCGCCTGGGCGGCGACGCCGGCGCCGCCGAGATCGTGGTGATGCACCTGGCCGGGGAGGTCGGCGAGCACCCGGAGGCGATCGTCACCCCGCTGCTGCTGCCGGACACCCCGGTGGTGGCCTGGTGGCCCTCCACCCCGCCGCAGGTGCCCGCGGCCTCCCCGATCGGCGCGCTGGCGCAGCGCCGGATCACCGACTCCCTCGCCGATCCCGACGATGCCGCGATCTTCGCCCGCCGCTCCGGCTACACCCCCGGCGACTCCGACCTGGCCTGGTCCCGGCTCACCCCCTGGCGGGGCATGCTCGCCTCCGCCCTGGATCTGCCCCCGCATGAGCCGGTCACCGCGGTGGAGCTGGCCGGGCCCGCCGGGGATCCCTCGGTGGATCTCGCCGCCGGCTGGCTCGCCGACCGGCTGGGGGTGCCGGTGACCCGCGCCGGCACCGGCGAGGAGCCGGTGCCCGCCGACGCCGCCGGGGAGCCGAAGGCCCCGGTGACCCGGGTGCGCCTGGAGCGCCCCGGCGCCCCGGTGACCCTGCGGGTGCTCGACGCCACCACCGCGGAGGTGGCGATCGGCGACCGGCCCCCGTTCAAGGTGGCCCTGTTCCGCCGGCCCACCGTGGACTGCCTCTCCGAGGAGCTGCGGCACCTCGACCCCGACGCGGCCTACGCCCGCGCGCTGCGCGGCCTGGGCCGGATCCGACGCGCCGAAGGAGAACCCCGATGA
- the secG gene encoding preprotein translocase subunit SecG, which yields MYLALQIILVITSLLMGLFILLHKGKGGGLSSLFGGGMQSNLSGSTVVEKNLDRITVITAILWVACIILLGLFQAFDWAA from the coding sequence GTGTACCTCGCACTCCAGATCATCCTGGTCATCACCTCCCTGCTGATGGGCCTGTTCATCCTCCTGCACAAGGGCAAGGGCGGCGGCCTGTCCAGCCTCTTCGGCGGCGGGATGCAGTCGAACCTGTCCGGCTCCACCGTGGTGGAGAAGAACCTGGACCGGATCACCGTGATCACCGCGATCCTGTGGGTGGCCTGCATCATCCTGCTGGGCCTGTTCCAGGCCTTCGACTGGGCGGCCTGA
- a CDS encoding gluconeogenesis factor YvcK family protein, which translates to MTTITCLGGGHGLFATLCAARTIAEDITAVVTVADDGGSSGRIRRELGQIPPGDLRMALAALSPRDARGRLWETTLQHRFGGTGALAGHAVGNLMIAGLTSVLGDEVAALDEVARLLGIRGRVLPMCPRPLEIEAEVVGLEEDARVVRPVRGQVAVASTPGQVRRIRLIPEQPPATPEAVAAIRGADMVTLGPGSWFTSVLPHLQVPELVAALDGTEALRVVVLNLVSEPGETAGFSAERHIHMIAQHAPGLGVDRILVDEDTVRGASERSYLERAAAGVGAEVVYAAVAELDADGRATGRHDPRRLAAALAGLGRR; encoded by the coding sequence ATGACCACGATCACCTGCCTGGGCGGCGGGCACGGCCTGTTCGCCACCCTGTGCGCCGCGCGCACCATCGCCGAGGACATCACCGCGGTGGTCACCGTCGCCGACGACGGCGGCTCCTCGGGGCGGATCCGCCGGGAGCTGGGCCAGATCCCGCCCGGGGATCTGCGCATGGCCCTGGCCGCGCTGTCCCCCCGCGATGCACGCGGCCGGCTGTGGGAGACCACCCTGCAGCACCGCTTCGGCGGCACCGGGGCGCTCGCCGGCCATGCCGTGGGCAATCTCATGATCGCCGGGCTGACCAGCGTGCTCGGCGATGAGGTGGCCGCCCTCGACGAGGTGGCCCGGCTGCTGGGCATCCGGGGCCGGGTGCTGCCGATGTGCCCCCGGCCGCTGGAGATCGAGGCGGAGGTGGTGGGCCTGGAGGAGGACGCCCGGGTGGTGCGCCCGGTGCGCGGCCAGGTCGCGGTGGCCAGCACCCCCGGCCAGGTGCGCCGGATCCGGCTCATCCCGGAGCAGCCCCCGGCCACCCCGGAGGCGGTCGCCGCGATCCGGGGCGCCGACATGGTCACCCTCGGCCCCGGCTCCTGGTTCACCTCGGTGCTGCCGCATCTGCAGGTGCCCGAGCTGGTCGCCGCCCTCGACGGCACCGAGGCGCTGCGGGTGGTGGTGCTCAACCTGGTTTCCGAGCCGGGGGAGACCGCCGGGTTCTCCGCGGAGCGGCATATCCACATGATCGCCCAGCACGCCCCGGGCCTGGGCGTGGACCGGATCCTGGTCGACGAGGACACCGTGCGCGGCGCCTCGGAGCGCAGCTACCTGGAGCGCGCCGCCGCCGGGGTGGGCGCCGAGGTGGTCTACGCGGCGGTCGCCGAACTCGACGCCGACGGCCGGGCCACCGGCCGCCATGATCCGCGGCGGCTGGCCGCCGCCCTGGCCGGGCTCGGCCGCCGCTGA
- the pgl gene encoding 6-phosphogluconolactonase: MTGTAPSDRPAPRLSWHADQAGLVEAARRRFTEVVAAAQGERGMARVVLTGGGAGIALLAALAADSAPVDWSRVHLFFGDERFVPADSPERNAGQARAALLDAVGVPEGHVHEIAAAGGAFGGDPAAAAADYARVLAEHAPDGFDLHLLGMGPEGHVNSLFPGTAEVAERAATVVAVRDCPKPPPTRVSLTLPAIAAADRVWLLVAGAAKAEAVAAIADGADPARWPAAGARGRLETVVFVDDAAAGGL; this comes from the coding sequence ATGACCGGTACCGCCCCGTCCGACCGCCCCGCCCCGCGGCTGTCCTGGCACGCCGACCAGGCGGGCCTGGTGGAGGCCGCCCGGCGGCGCTTCACCGAGGTCGTCGCCGCCGCCCAGGGTGAGCGCGGCATGGCCCGGGTGGTGCTCACCGGCGGCGGCGCCGGGATCGCGCTGCTGGCCGCCCTGGCCGCCGACTCGGCGCCGGTGGACTGGTCCCGGGTGCACCTCTTCTTCGGCGATGAGCGCTTCGTGCCCGCCGACTCCCCCGAGCGCAACGCCGGCCAGGCCCGGGCGGCGCTGCTGGACGCGGTGGGCGTGCCGGAGGGGCACGTGCACGAGATCGCGGCGGCCGGCGGCGCCTTCGGCGGGGATCCGGCGGCCGCGGCCGCGGACTACGCCCGGGTGCTCGCCGAGCACGCCCCCGACGGCTTCGACCTGCACCTGCTCGGCATGGGCCCGGAGGGCCACGTCAACTCCCTGTTCCCCGGCACCGCGGAGGTCGCCGAGCGGGCGGCCACCGTGGTGGCGGTGCGGGACTGCCCGAAGCCGCCGCCGACCCGGGTGTCGCTGACCCTGCCCGCGATCGCCGCCGCGGACCGGGTGTGGCTGCTGGTGGCCGGGGCCGCCAAGGCCGAGGCGGTCGCCGCGATTGCCGATGGCGCGGATCCGGCGCGGTGGCCGGCCGCCGGGGCCCGGGGCCGGCTGGAGACCGTGGTCTTCGTCGACGACGCCGCCGCCGGCGGGCTCTGA
- the ppc gene encoding phosphoenolpyruvate carboxylase, with protein sequence MNVSHSAAGADDLLREDIRHLGRILGEVIREQEGDEVFGLVESARRTAFRLHRGEGGIGELTGLFRDIDPDDASPVIRAFTHFALLANLAEDLHEERLLDRALDAGRPAPDSSLDATWAKLAAAGEDAAAAAAGLLAGGEVVPVLTAHPTETRRRTVFDAQKHIAAAMRARHRVQAAPATARTAARLAELDLEIRRRVITLWQTALIRVNRPDIRDEIEVGLRYYQLSLLETVPAVNREVRRGLRRAAGDAAAAAPARPMLRMGSWIGADHDGNPYVTAGTIEYAADRAAGTILRHYLDELADLERELSLSDRLGTVSVDLVALAAAGRNDIPSRVDEPYRRAVHGIRGRIAATAEQLLGTAASAEAAGFEPYPDAAAFRAELDVVEASLRAGRDDLIADHRLARLQDAVDAFGFHLHSLDLRQNSESHEAILAELFALAGVHPDYAGLDEDDRVALLTRELSTARPLVPREAELSEATARELGIVRAAAAAARAYGAEMVPRSIISMCASVSDLLEPMILLKEAGLITVGPEGPAGAVDVIPLFETIEDLRAGAEVLRAAWALPLYRGYVAGRGDLQEVMLGYSDSNKDGGYFAANWALYDAELRLSAVSAEHGIALRLFHGRGGTVGRGGGPSYEAILAQPPGAVGGRVRITEQGEIISAKYGHPEAARRNLEALVAATIEATALGVGEPPHPERAHAVMAEIAELSRTAYASLMHEDPGFIEFFETSTPVAEIGALNIGSRPSSRKQTSSISDLRAIPWVLSWSQQRSMVPGWFGVGSALRDWLGEDPDGARLAELRGLYRDWPFFASVLSNMAQVMAKADMDLAGLYADLVADREVAERIRGRLRAEFELTREMFLAVTGQSGLLDDNPLLARSVDMRFPYLMPLNVIQLEMLRRYRAGDNRDRVHRGIQLTMNGLATALRNSG encoded by the coding sequence ATGAACGTTAGCCACAGCGCCGCCGGCGCCGATGATCTGCTCCGCGAGGACATCCGGCACCTGGGCCGGATCCTGGGGGAGGTAATCCGCGAGCAGGAGGGCGACGAGGTCTTCGGCCTCGTCGAATCCGCCCGCCGCACCGCCTTCCGGCTGCACCGCGGCGAGGGCGGGATCGGGGAGCTCACCGGGCTGTTCCGGGACATCGACCCCGATGACGCCTCCCCGGTGATCCGCGCCTTCACCCATTTCGCGCTGCTCGCCAACCTCGCCGAGGACCTGCACGAGGAGCGGCTGCTGGACCGGGCCCTCGACGCCGGCCGGCCCGCCCCGGACTCCTCCCTGGACGCCACCTGGGCGAAGCTCGCCGCCGCCGGGGAGGACGCGGCGGCGGCGGCCGCCGGGCTGCTCGCCGGCGGGGAGGTGGTGCCGGTGCTCACCGCCCATCCCACGGAGACCCGCCGGCGCACCGTCTTCGACGCGCAGAAGCACATCGCCGCGGCGATGCGCGCCCGGCACCGGGTGCAGGCCGCCCCGGCCACCGCCCGCACCGCCGCCCGGCTGGCGGAGCTGGACCTGGAGATCCGGCGCCGGGTGATCACCCTGTGGCAGACCGCGCTCATCCGGGTCAACCGGCCCGACATCCGCGACGAGATCGAGGTGGGCCTGCGCTACTACCAGCTCTCCCTGCTGGAGACCGTGCCCGCGGTGAACCGGGAGGTGCGCCGGGGCCTGCGCCGCGCCGCCGGCGATGCCGCCGCGGCGGCGCCGGCCCGGCCGATGCTGCGGATGGGCTCCTGGATCGGCGCCGACCACGACGGCAACCCCTACGTCACCGCCGGCACCATCGAATACGCCGCGGACCGGGCCGCCGGCACCATCCTGCGGCATTACCTCGACGAGCTCGCCGACCTGGAGCGGGAGCTGTCCCTCTCCGACCGGCTGGGCACCGTCAGCGTGGACCTGGTGGCCCTGGCCGCCGCCGGCCGCAACGACATCCCCAGCCGGGTCGACGAGCCCTACCGGCGCGCCGTGCACGGCATCCGGGGCCGGATCGCGGCCACCGCCGAGCAGCTGCTCGGCACCGCCGCCTCCGCCGAGGCGGCCGGTTTCGAGCCCTACCCGGATGCGGCGGCCTTCCGCGCCGAACTCGACGTGGTGGAGGCCTCGCTGCGCGCCGGCCGGGACGACCTCATCGCCGACCACCGGCTGGCCCGGCTGCAGGACGCCGTGGACGCCTTCGGCTTCCACCTGCACTCCCTGGACCTGCGCCAGAACTCCGAGTCCCATGAGGCGATCCTCGCCGAGCTCTTCGCCCTCGCCGGGGTGCACCCGGACTACGCGGGCCTCGACGAGGACGACCGGGTGGCCCTGCTCACCCGGGAGCTGTCCACCGCCCGGCCCCTGGTGCCGCGCGAGGCCGAGCTCAGCGAGGCCACCGCCCGGGAGCTCGGCATCGTCCGGGCCGCCGCGGCCGCCGCCCGCGCCTACGGGGCGGAGATGGTGCCCCGGTCGATCATCTCCATGTGCGCCTCGGTCTCCGATCTGCTGGAGCCGATGATCCTGCTCAAGGAGGCCGGGCTCATCACCGTCGGCCCCGAGGGGCCGGCCGGGGCGGTGGACGTGATCCCGCTGTTCGAGACGATCGAGGATCTGCGGGCCGGGGCGGAGGTGCTCCGCGCCGCCTGGGCGCTGCCGCTCTACCGGGGCTACGTCGCCGGGCGCGGGGATCTGCAGGAGGTGATGCTCGGCTACTCCGACTCCAACAAGGACGGCGGCTACTTCGCGGCGAACTGGGCGCTCTACGACGCGGAGCTGAGGCTCAGCGCGGTCTCCGCCGAGCACGGCATCGCGCTGCGGCTCTTCCACGGCCGCGGCGGCACCGTGGGCCGCGGCGGCGGGCCCTCCTACGAGGCGATCCTGGCCCAGCCCCCGGGGGCGGTCGGCGGCCGGGTGCGGATCACCGAGCAGGGCGAGATCATCTCCGCCAAGTACGGCCACCCCGAAGCCGCCCGGCGCAACCTGGAGGCCCTGGTCGCCGCGACCATCGAGGCCACCGCCCTCGGCGTCGGGGAGCCCCCGCACCCGGAGCGGGCGCATGCCGTGATGGCGGAGATCGCGGAGCTGTCCCGCACCGCCTACGCCTCGCTCATGCACGAGGACCCCGGGTTCATCGAGTTCTTCGAGACCTCCACCCCGGTCGCCGAGATCGGGGCGCTCAACATCGGCTCCCGGCCCTCCTCGCGCAAGCAGACCTCCTCCATCTCGGATCTGCGGGCGATCCCCTGGGTGCTGTCCTGGTCCCAGCAGCGCTCCATGGTGCCCGGCTGGTTCGGGGTGGGCTCCGCGCTGCGGGACTGGCTGGGCGAGGACCCCGACGGCGCCCGGCTGGCGGAGCTGCGCGGGCTGTACCGGGACTGGCCCTTCTTCGCCTCGGTGCTGTCCAATATGGCGCAGGTGATGGCGAAGGCGGACATGGATCTCGCCGGGCTCTACGCCGACCTGGTCGCCGACCGGGAGGTCGCCGAGCGGATCCGGGGCCGGCTGCGCGCCGAGTTCGAGCTCACCCGGGAGATGTTCCTCGCCGTCACCGGCCAGTCCGGGCTGCTCGACGACAATCCGCTGCTGGCCCGCTCGGTGGACATGCGCTTCCCCTACCTGATGCCGTTGAACGTGATCCAGCTGGAGATGCTGCGCCGCTACCGGGCCGGGGACAACCGGGACCGGGTGCACCGGGGCATCCAGCTGACCATGAACGGGCTGGCCACCGCGCTGCGCAACTCCGGCTAG
- the tpiA gene encoding triose-phosphate isomerase, with the protein MARKPLIAGNWKMNLNHLEAIGVVQKLAFALPKEYQDKVDVAVIPPFTDLRSVQTLVEGDKLPVTYGAQDVSVHESGAYTGEISAAMLAKLGCTWVVVGHSERRDYHAEDDATVAAKAKAALRAGMDPIVCVGEPLEVREAGGHVDHVVAQVRASLDGLGEADLARTVIAYEPVWAIGTGKVASSADAQEVCHAIRATVAEIAGEATAEGMRILYGGSMKVDNVAELVAQPDVDGGLVGGASLDGEGFARLAALAADAVA; encoded by the coding sequence ATGGCCCGCAAGCCCCTCATCGCCGGCAACTGGAAGATGAACCTCAACCACCTGGAGGCGATCGGCGTCGTCCAGAAGCTGGCCTTCGCGCTGCCGAAGGAGTACCAGGACAAGGTCGACGTGGCGGTGATCCCGCCCTTCACCGACCTGCGCAGCGTGCAGACCCTCGTGGAGGGGGACAAGCTGCCGGTGACCTACGGCGCACAGGACGTCTCCGTGCACGAGTCCGGCGCCTACACCGGCGAGATCTCCGCGGCGATGCTCGCCAAGCTCGGCTGCACCTGGGTGGTCGTCGGCCACTCCGAGCGCCGCGACTACCACGCCGAGGACGACGCCACCGTCGCCGCGAAGGCCAAGGCCGCGCTGCGCGCCGGAATGGACCCGATCGTCTGCGTCGGCGAGCCCCTGGAGGTCCGCGAGGCCGGCGGGCACGTCGACCACGTGGTCGCCCAGGTGCGCGCCAGCCTGGACGGCCTCGGCGAGGCCGACCTCGCCCGCACCGTGATCGCCTATGAGCCGGTGTGGGCGATCGGCACCGGCAAGGTCGCCTCCTCCGCGGACGCCCAGGAGGTCTGCCACGCGATCCGGGCCACCGTCGCCGAGATCGCCGGGGAGGCCACCGCCGAGGGCATGCGCATCCTCTACGGCGGCTCCATGAAGGTCGACAACGTCGCCGAGCTGGTCGCCCAGCCCGACGTGGACGGCGGCCTGGTCGGCGGCGCCTCCCTCGACGGGGAGGGCTTCGCCAGGCTCGCCGCGCTGGCCGCCGACGCGGTGGCCTGA
- the whiA gene encoding DNA-binding protein WhiA, with protein sequence MALTAEVKDELARVEATRESARRAEVGALLRFAGALHLVAGRIVVEAEVGAGAVARRLHRMIGELYEVTPELMVLAPGGIRRGTRYLVRVEDGGEELARRTGLVDRSGRPVRGLPPAIVGGEVVDHEAAWRGAFLAHGSLTEPGRSSSLEVGCPCPEAALALVGSARRLGLAAKSRETRTGDRVVIRDAESIGAMLTRMGAQRTRLQWEEHRMRREVRNTANRLANFDDANMRRSADAAARAAARVERALEILGEDVPEHLATAGRLRAEHTQASLEELGQLAVPPMTKDAVAGRIRRLLSMADRRAAELGVPDTTAAVDGAGPG encoded by the coding sequence GTGGCCCTGACCGCCGAAGTCAAGGACGAGCTGGCCCGGGTGGAGGCCACCCGGGAGAGCGCCCGCCGCGCCGAGGTGGGCGCCCTGCTGCGCTTCGCCGGGGCGCTGCACCTGGTGGCGGGCCGGATCGTGGTGGAGGCCGAGGTCGGCGCGGGGGCGGTGGCCCGCCGGCTGCACCGCATGATCGGGGAGCTCTACGAGGTCACCCCGGAGCTGATGGTGCTCGCCCCCGGCGGGATCCGGCGCGGCACCCGCTACCTGGTGCGGGTGGAGGACGGCGGGGAGGAGCTGGCCCGGCGCACCGGGCTGGTGGACCGCTCCGGCCGGCCGGTGCGGGGGCTGCCGCCGGCGATCGTCGGCGGGGAGGTGGTCGACCACGAGGCGGCCTGGCGGGGCGCCTTCCTCGCCCACGGCAGCCTCACCGAGCCGGGCCGATCCTCCTCCCTGGAGGTGGGCTGCCCCTGCCCGGAGGCGGCGCTGGCCCTGGTCGGCTCCGCCCGCCGGCTGGGTCTGGCGGCGAAGAGCCGGGAGACCCGCACCGGGGACCGGGTGGTGATCCGCGACGCCGAGTCGATCGGGGCGATGCTCACCCGGATGGGCGCCCAGCGCACCCGGCTGCAGTGGGAGGAGCACCGGATGCGCCGGGAGGTGCGCAACACCGCCAACCGGCTGGCGAACTTCGACGACGCGAACATGCGCCGCTCCGCCGACGCCGCCGCCCGGGCCGCCGCCCGGGTGGAGCGGGCCCTGGAGATCCTCGGCGAGGACGTGCCGGAGCACCTGGCCACCGCCGGCCGGCTGCGCGCCGAGCACACCCAGGCCTCCCTGGAGGAGCTCGGCCAGCTGGCGGTGCCGCCGATGACCAAGGACGCCGTCGCCGGGCGGATCCGGCGGCTGCTGTCCATGGCCGACCGGCGGGCCGCCGAACTGGGGGTGCCGGACACCACCGCGGCGGTGGACGGGGCCGGTCCCGGCTAG
- the rapZ gene encoding RNase adapter RapZ, whose translation MSDAHAPESTPDTSLVLITGMSGSGRNTAAAVLEEMGWYVADNLPPELIMRMVELSFEGDSPVERLAIVTDVRSRAFAGNLGEVLDRLRSAGRSPLVMFLDAQDDVLIARYDQVRRRHPLQEGDTLVAGIEREREMLAGIKATADVVVDTSAMNIHELRRELERRFADPDTHTQRVTIQSFGFKHGAPRDADLLVDVRFLPNPYWIPELRPHRGTEEAVARYVLEQPAAARFLDLLRQMVETALPGYRREGKSFMTIAIGCTGGHHRSVAVAEALAERLAGLSGVEVSVTHRDIDRA comes from the coding sequence ATGAGCGACGCGCATGCACCGGAGTCCACCCCGGACACCTCCCTGGTCCTCATCACCGGCATGTCCGGTTCGGGCCGCAACACCGCCGCGGCGGTGCTGGAGGAGATGGGCTGGTACGTCGCCGACAACCTGCCCCCGGAGCTCATCATGCGCATGGTGGAGCTCTCCTTCGAGGGCGATTCCCCGGTGGAGCGGCTGGCGATCGTCACCGACGTGCGCTCCCGGGCCTTCGCCGGCAACCTCGGGGAGGTGCTGGACCGGCTGCGCTCGGCCGGGCGCAGCCCCCTGGTGATGTTCCTCGACGCCCAGGACGACGTGCTCATCGCCCGCTACGACCAGGTGCGCCGCCGGCATCCGCTGCAGGAGGGCGACACCCTGGTCGCCGGGATCGAGCGGGAGCGGGAGATGCTCGCCGGGATCAAGGCCACCGCGGACGTGGTGGTGGACACCTCGGCGATGAACATCCACGAGCTGCGCCGGGAGCTGGAGCGGCGCTTCGCGGACCCGGACACGCACACCCAGCGGGTGACCATCCAGTCCTTCGGCTTCAAGCACGGCGCCCCCCGGGACGCGGATCTCCTGGTCGACGTGCGCTTCCTGCCGAACCCGTACTGGATTCCGGAGCTGCGCCCGCACCGGGGCACCGAGGAGGCGGTGGCCCGGTACGTGCTGGAGCAGCCCGCCGCGGCCCGGTTCCTGGATCTGCTGCGGCAGATGGTGGAGACCGCGCTGCCCGGCTACCGCCGGGAGGGCAAGAGCTTCATGACCATCGCGATCGGCTGCACCGGCGGCCACCACCGTTCCGTCGCCGTCGCCGAGGCCCTCGCCGAGCGCCTCGCCGGCCTGTCCGGGGTCGAGGTCTCGGTCACGCACCGCGACATCGACCGCGCCTAG
- a CDS encoding phosphoglycerate kinase has product MTVHTLEDLLAEGVEGRHVLVRSDLNVPLADGAITDFGRVDASVPTIRALSEAGAKVVVAAHLGRPKGEAVPELSLAPVAEALSERLERYVALAGDVSGEDAHERANGLTEGDVLLLENVRYDARETAKDSAEREALAAELADLVPGGAFVSDGFGVVHRAQASVYDVAKTLPAYAGGLVRSELEVLRTVAETPEHPYAVVLGGSKVSDKLGVIEALAPKVDKLIIGGGMCFTFLAARGNAVGSSLLQEEMVDTCRDLLERFGDKIVLPVDVVAADAFAADANTTVAAADAIEDGWMGLDIGPESAREFARVLGEAKTVFWNGPMGVFEMAPFAEGTRAVAQAIIDATAGGAFSVVGGGDSAAAVRALGLAEDGFSHISTGGGASLEYLEGKALPGVEILDR; this is encoded by the coding sequence ATGACCGTGCACACCCTCGAGGATCTGCTCGCCGAGGGGGTCGAGGGCCGCCACGTCCTCGTCCGCTCCGATCTCAACGTCCCGCTCGCCGACGGCGCGATCACCGACTTCGGCCGGGTCGACGCCTCGGTGCCCACCATCCGGGCGCTCTCCGAGGCCGGCGCGAAGGTCGTCGTCGCCGCGCACCTGGGCCGGCCCAAGGGCGAGGCGGTGCCGGAGCTGTCCCTGGCCCCGGTCGCCGAGGCGCTCTCCGAGCGGCTGGAGCGCTACGTCGCCCTGGCCGGCGACGTCTCCGGGGAGGACGCCCACGAGCGCGCCAACGGCCTCACCGAGGGCGATGTGCTGCTACTGGAGAACGTCCGCTACGACGCCCGGGAGACCGCCAAGGACTCCGCCGAGCGCGAGGCGCTCGCCGCGGAGCTGGCGGACCTGGTGCCCGGCGGGGCCTTCGTCTCCGACGGCTTCGGCGTGGTGCACCGCGCCCAGGCCTCCGTCTACGACGTGGCGAAGACCCTGCCCGCCTACGCCGGCGGCCTGGTGCGCTCCGAGCTGGAGGTGCTGCGCACCGTGGCGGAGACCCCCGAGCACCCCTACGCGGTGGTGCTCGGCGGCTCCAAGGTCTCCGACAAGCTCGGCGTCATCGAGGCGCTCGCCCCGAAGGTGGACAAGCTGATCATCGGCGGCGGGATGTGCTTCACCTTCCTCGCCGCCCGCGGCAACGCGGTCGGCTCCTCCCTGCTGCAGGAGGAGATGGTGGACACCTGCCGGGATCTGCTGGAGCGCTTCGGCGACAAGATCGTGCTGCCGGTGGACGTGGTCGCCGCCGACGCCTTCGCCGCGGACGCGAACACCACGGTCGCCGCCGCCGACGCCATCGAGGACGGCTGGATGGGCCTGGACATCGGGCCGGAGTCCGCCCGGGAGTTCGCCCGCGTGCTCGGCGAGGCGAAGACGGTGTTCTGGAACGGCCCCATGGGCGTGTTCGAGATGGCGCCCTTCGCCGAGGGCACCCGGGCCGTGGCGCAGGCGATCATCGACGCCACCGCCGGCGGGGCCTTCTCCGTCGTCGGCGGCGGCGACTCCGCCGCCGCGGTGCGCGCCCTGGGCCTGGCCGAGGACGGGTTCAGCCACATCTCCACCGGCGGCGGCGCCTCCCTGGAGTACCTCGAGGGCAAGGCGCTGCCCGGCGTCGAGATCCTGGACCGCTAG